Genomic segment of uncultured Fibrobacter sp.:
CAAGCGGGGCTCGATGCTTGGCACAATCTGTTCGGTGATTCTGAAAAAGGAACTTCGCAAAATCCAGTTGCCTTTGTTCCGCCGACCTGGTATAGCAATGCTTACTTGCCGTCGCAAGTCCATGCCGCAAAAATGTTGTACGAAGACCGCTGGTCGCTTACTTCGGCAAGGGGCAGGCGCTATTTGTCCCCGGTTGTCAGTTTTGCTGGAATTCCCAAGGCTTTGGAAAATTTAGCCTTTGCTTGGGGACGGATGATGTTTAAATGCCCGATTGGTGTTGCTCGACTAGTAATTCATCCGTCGGATTTTCCCCGATTGGGTGACAAAATCCATGACCTTGTCCGCATTGGGCTTGGGGCTCAGCGGAAATTGGCACTTTATAAAGATTTATAAAAAAATAAGAAGCAAAAAAAGAAATCCCCCGAAAGGGGGATTTCTCGTTTATTAAGGATTTGGGGGAGAGTTAGAATCCGCCCATGCCGCCCA
This window contains:
- a CDS encoding polysaccharide deacetylase family protein; this translates as MASKFLLCFHDFSVWNYRKVTPILEELRDLAGAPFSVLVIPDTEKASPEAVQGFRETLLQLKNEGFELALHGYKHRAEFSQGRSYMGLIGMNLTHGEAEFAGLSEYESSRLLQAGLDAWHNLFGDSEKGTSQNPVAFVPPTWYSNAYLPSQVHAAKMLYEDRWSLTSARGRRYLSPVVSFAGIPKALENLAFAWGRMMFKCPIGVARLVIHPSDFPRLGDKIHDLVRIGLGAQRKLALYKDL